In Candidatus Margulisiibacteriota bacterium, the genomic stretch TTCCCAAACTCTCATTTCTGCTTTATTTTTTGAGTTTATTTTTAGAAACTCAACATTAGTTTTTTTGGGGAAAAGATTAGTGTTGTTTTCAATAATTGGACCAGTTTGATGAACCATTTTGTCTGTTATTTTATCAACAAAAACGATACAGTGAGGATTCCCCATGCCAATAGGTGTGTATTCTATGCTTTGATTGTCAATTTGCAGGACTTGCTTCAGGAAAGGGCCTTTTCCTTTTAGGTTTACAGGAATATCTTTTGCTTCTAAGAAAGGGGTTCCCATGTCAACTTTAACCATGGCTTTGGTAGTTCCAGTTAATTCAATTATTTCTGGAATAATTTTTCCTGCTAATGTTTCTACATTGAACTTATTCTGGGAGATCAGACCTTCATTTTTTACAAACAAAGCGAAGCAACGGATGCCGTTACCACACATTTCAGCTTCACTGCCATCAGCATTGAATATTCTCATCCGAATATCTTCTTTATCGGAAGGAAGAGCTAATATTATGCCATCAGCACCTACTCCAAAGTGTCTATCACACATTTTTTGTGCTAAAGAAGAGTATTCTTTTTCTTTTATTTTTTCTTTAAAGGCATTAAGCAGAACAAAATCGTTGCCAGTTCCTTGCATTTTAGTAAAATTCATATAAACTCCTTTGTAAGTTATAAGTTTATTATACAATAAAATTTAAGACAAAGGATGATTATAAAGAGAAAATGAATTCCTTTAAATATAAGATACATCAATATTCTAAATTAGATTCTACAAACGATTATGCGCTTTGCAATAGAGATAAACTAGTTTATGGCGATGTAGTTGTTGCTGATATTCAGACGAATGGTCATGGAAGATTTAATCGTAAGTGGGTTTCCTCTAATCAAAATAATTTATATTTTACAATTGTTTTAGGGGACATTGATAATCCTCAATATTTGCCTTTATATACAGCCGTTGTTTTGACTAGGTTGCTTGATTCTATAGGTATTCAAGCAAAAATTAAGTGGCCAAACGACATTCTAATAGATAATAAAAAAGTTGCAGGTATTTTGGTGCAGAGTGTTTTGCAAAATGGAAAAAACTACGTGGTTGTTGGTATTGGAATGAATCTTTTTTTAAGTGCAGAAGAAAAACTTGAAATAGCCGTTCCTGTTACATTTTTGGAGAATTTTGTAAGAGACTTTAATAAGAATAAATTATTAGAAGAGTTACTTAATACCTTTTTTTCAGGTCTGGAAACTTTGAATAAAGAAGGTTTTTTGTCAATAAAAAACGAGTATCAGATTAAAAGTTCTTTAATAGGTGAACAAATTACTGTAAAATGTTCTCAGAAAGAATTTGTGGGGAAAGTAATTGGATTTTCAGATAACGGAGAAATGCTTCTAATGGATGAGAATCACACATTTACAATTAATTCAGGAGAGGTAGTGAAAATATTATGATTTTCGGAAAAGAAAAAAAACAGCATTGTCTTCCTATGGTTGGTCACAAGATATTTGAGACAACCATAGATGTTTTTGATAAAGGTGAGTTTTCTAAGATAAAGTTATCAGACTTAAAAGGAAAATGGATTGTTCTGTTCTTTTATCCGGCTGACTTTACCTTTGTTTGTCCTACAGAATTGTTGGAAATGGCAGAGCTTTATAAAGACTTTCAGAAGTTAGGTGTTGAGATAATTAGTATCAGTACGGATACACTTGAAACTCATAAGCATTGGAAAGAAAAATCATCTATGATTGCCGCTATCCAATATCCTATGGGTTCGGATCCTCATGGCCATTTGGCTCAAAAACTAGGTGTTTATTCTGAGCATGAACACTGTGCTTTTAGAGCGACTATAGTCATTGACCCAAATGGAACTATTAGGGTTCATGAGGTTAATTCCATCGAAATTGGTAGAAGTGCTGCTGAGTTATACAGAAAAATACAAGCGCTTGAGCACGTTCGAATGAATCCTAATGAATTGTGTCCTGCTAGTTGGAGACCAGGACAAAAAACATTAGGCTCGGAAAAATAAAGCTTTAGTGATGCCAGAAATAGAAATGATTCAAGAAATTCAAGCATTAAAAAAAGAGAAAAATGCAATAATTGTTGCGCATAACTATCAATATGGTGAGATACAAGATATCGCAGATTTTGTTGGTGATTCTTTAGAACTTTCTAAGAAAGCTTCAGAACTTAAAAATGACATTATTGTCTTTTGTGGGGTTTGGTTTATGGCTGAAACTGCTAAAATATTAGCACCAGACAAAAAAGTGCTTTTGCCTGTGAAAAATGCTGGATGCCCTATGGCAGATATGATAACAGCAGAGCAGTTAGCTAAACTAAAAAAGCAACATCCAAAAGCTAAGGTGGTAACTTATGTGAATTCTAATGCAGACGTCAAAGCGTTAACTGATGTCTGTTGTACTTCTGCTAATGCAGTTAAGATTGTTCAAAACATTGATGCAGAAGAAATTATTTTTGTTCCCGATAAGAACCTTGGAGCTTATTGCCAAAGATTTACTGATAAAAAGGTTATTTTGTGGGAGGGGCATTGTTATGTGCATAGTAGAATTAGTCCTGCAGAAGTGAAAACAGCAAAACAAAATTTGTCTGATGCTCCATTAATAGTTCACCCAGAATGTTCGCCTCAAGTTATCGATTTGGCAGATGCGGTTCTTTCAACAGCTGGTATGTTGGAATATGTTAAAAAAAGCAAGGCGAAACGTTTTCTTATAGCTACGGAAGAAGGAATTATTCATAGGATGAAGAAGGAAAATCCAGAGAAACAATTTTATTCAGCTGGAACACCGAAGTTTTGCGTGAATATGAAAAAAACGAAACTCTCAAATGTTCTTCAAGCACTAAGGGAAGAGACTTATCAGATTGAAGTTCCGAAAGATATAGCCAAAAAAGCGAAGGCTTCCTTAGACCGAATGCTTGAGTATTTATAATAAATTTCTTATGAGTATTTATAATATTTATTTGAAGTCGATTGCAAACAATAAACTAACTGCGCAGGAAGCCATTGAGTTAATTAATATTTCTGATGCAGAATTACCTGAATTATTGGATAGAGCGAACGAGATAAGAGAAAAGTTTTTTGGTAATCAGGTAATGCTTTGTGGAATCATTAATGCCAAGTCTGGAAAGTGTAGCGAGGATTGTTCTTTTTGTGCTCAGTCTGCTCGTCATCAGACAAACGTTGATGAATACTCTTTACTTTCTAAAGACAGAATTTTGCAAGCAGTAGAGGATGCGAAAGCAAATAATACTGGCTGTTTTTCAATTGTTACTTCAGGGAAAGGCTACATTGCTAATGCAAGGGAAATGGAAAGCATTATCGATGTAGTTAAGGAAATTTCAGGAGTAAAAAAATGTGCGTCTTTAGGATTAATTTCTTTACAGCAAGCAAAAAAATTAAAAGAAGCCGGACTTGAGAAGTTTCATCATAACTTAGAAACAGCTGAATCTTTTTTCCCTAATATGTGTACTACTCATACCTATAAAGATAGGGTAGAAACAATCAGAAATGCTAAGATGGCTGGTTTGAAAGTTTGTGTAGGTGGAATTTTTGGAATTGGTGAGACAAGGGAGCAAATGGTAGAACTTGGAATGGCCATATCTGAGCTTGAGGTGGATTCAGTGCCAATTAATATTGTTCATCAGATAGATGGGACAAAGCTATATGGTAGTACGCAGAAGTTAGAGGTAAATGAGATATTGAAACTTATTGCTACCTTTAGGTTTATAATGCCAAACAAAGTTATTGGTGTTTTTGGTGGCAGACAAAGCAATTTAGCTGACAGACAAAGAGAGATTTTTAGAGCTGGAGCTAATTCTATTTTGGTAGGAAATTATCTTACAGTTAAGGGGAATAATGCGAAAGACGATATTCTTATGCTGAAAGAATTGGGATTGGAGCCAGTTAGTGAGTTTAGATAAAAATAATTTAAAGGTATTTGTAGGAATGAGTGGGGGCGTGGACTCTGCCGTAACTGCTGCTCTTTTAAAAGACAAGGGATACGACGTTACTGGGGTAACTATGAGCATCTGGAATGGTCAGTTGTTGGAAGAGAATAAAGGAAAGCATGCTTGTTTTGGTCCAGATGAGGAGCAAGACATAAAGAAGGCTAAAGAGATTTGTGATAAAATAAATATTCCTTACCAAGTCATAGACCTGAAAGAAGAGTATGCGCAGATTGTTCTTAAATATTTTTCTGATGAATATAAAGAAGGCCGAACACCAAATCCCTGCATAGTTTGTAATGCCAAAATGAAGTTTGGGTTGTTATTAGATAAAATACTAGAG encodes the following:
- the dapF gene encoding diaminopimelate epimerase; amino-acid sequence: MNFTKMQGTGNDFVLLNAFKEKIKEKEYSSLAQKMCDRHFGVGADGIILALPSDKEDIRMRIFNADGSEAEMCGNGIRCFALFVKNEGLISQNKFNVETLAGKIIPEIIELTGTTKAMVKVDMGTPFLEAKDIPVNLKGKGPFLKQVLQIDNQSIEYTPIGMGNPHCIVFVDKITDKMVHQTGPIIENNTNLFPKKTNVEFLKINSKNKAEMRVWERGSGETLACGTGTCASVVAGILNGYLNNTVTVQLLGGELIINWEQGKSVLMTGPAEVVFKGIY
- a CDS encoding biotin--[acetyl-CoA-carboxylase] ligase encodes the protein MNSFKYKIHQYSKLDSTNDYALCNRDKLVYGDVVVADIQTNGHGRFNRKWVSSNQNNLYFTIVLGDIDNPQYLPLYTAVVLTRLLDSIGIQAKIKWPNDILIDNKKVAGILVQSVLQNGKNYVVVGIGMNLFLSAEEKLEIAVPVTFLENFVRDFNKNKLLEELLNTFFSGLETLNKEGFLSIKNEYQIKSSLIGEQITVKCSQKEFVGKVIGFSDNGEMLLMDENHTFTINSGEVVKIL
- a CDS encoding peroxiredoxin, which translates into the protein MVGHKIFETTIDVFDKGEFSKIKLSDLKGKWIVLFFYPADFTFVCPTELLEMAELYKDFQKLGVEIISISTDTLETHKHWKEKSSMIAAIQYPMGSDPHGHLAQKLGVYSEHEHCAFRATIVIDPNGTIRVHEVNSIEIGRSAAELYRKIQALEHVRMNPNELCPASWRPGQKTLGSEK
- the nadA gene encoding quinolinate synthase NadA, with protein sequence MPEIEMIQEIQALKKEKNAIIVAHNYQYGEIQDIADFVGDSLELSKKASELKNDIIVFCGVWFMAETAKILAPDKKVLLPVKNAGCPMADMITAEQLAKLKKQHPKAKVVTYVNSNADVKALTDVCCTSANAVKIVQNIDAEEIIFVPDKNLGAYCQRFTDKKVILWEGHCYVHSRISPAEVKTAKQNLSDAPLIVHPECSPQVIDLADAVLSTAGMLEYVKKSKAKRFLIATEEGIIHRMKKENPEKQFYSAGTPKFCVNMKKTKLSNVLQALREETYQIEVPKDIAKKAKASLDRMLEYL
- the bioB gene encoding biotin synthase BioB — encoded protein: MSIYNIYLKSIANNKLTAQEAIELINISDAELPELLDRANEIREKFFGNQVMLCGIINAKSGKCSEDCSFCAQSARHQTNVDEYSLLSKDRILQAVEDAKANNTGCFSIVTSGKGYIANAREMESIIDVVKEISGVKKCASLGLISLQQAKKLKEAGLEKFHHNLETAESFFPNMCTTHTYKDRVETIRNAKMAGLKVCVGGIFGIGETREQMVELGMAISELEVDSVPINIVHQIDGTKLYGSTQKLEVNEILKLIATFRFIMPNKVIGVFGGRQSNLADRQREIFRAGANSILVGNYLTVKGNNAKDDILMLKELGLEPVSEFR